A region of the Apium graveolens cultivar Ventura chromosome 6, ASM990537v1, whole genome shotgun sequence genome:
TAAATCAATTTTAATCAACAATTTCCTTGAAGACAAATTATGATATCTTTTCAAGTTTGAGTCTTGACTAAAATAGTCTAAAACATTAGCATCCTATAGAACCCACCCACAAAATCAAACATACATCCCATCTATAAATTTCAAAAACTTTTGGTGTTGATCCGGTCCAACATATTGTTTAGGGTTTATAAAGATTCATCACAGACTCAATTCACCCCTCTTCTTCAATTCGTCGACACCGATCCTCCATTTTTCCCCAAtcgacacacacacacacacccgATCTATTCAAATCATCTTTTCGCTCCATCGCCTTTGACTTTCAATTTCAAATCgaaatcataaaaaaataaattattttcaactATTTAgaattattattgttattgtATTAGTGTGTCTATATTTCTAGGGTTTATAGGATGTTAGGCGCTGGATTGCAGTTTGGGCGAAGCCGCGGCGAAGATCGATTTTACAATCCGGCTAAGGCTCGGTCGTCTCGGAGAGGTCAATTGAATCAGGATCATCTCAGGAGAGCTCTTAGTGATGTTACTGCTAGTCAATCTAAAGCTGCGGCGATCAATAGAGAATCGGAGATTAAAAAGGCGGCGCTTTTACCGCCGCCTCCGGTGGTTCAGCCGGTGGCGTCACCGTTGCGCAATTTAGAAATGTTTTTAGAGTCGGTTATTCCTTCTGTTCCTGCTCAGTATCCATCTAAGGTATAATTTGTTGTGTTTTAGGGTAAAGATTGCAGTTTTATTGATTTTTTGTTTTAAAGATTGTATTTTTAAGTGATATTTTGTGTTTTTAGTGTAAACGATTGTATTATTAAGTGTTTTTGGTGTTAAAGATTGTACTTTTAAGTGATTTTGTGTTAAAGATTGTAGTTTTTTAGTGATTTTGTGTTAAAGATTGTATTTTTTTAGTGATGTTTGTGTTTTTTAATGTAAAGATTGTGTTTTGTGAAGATTTTGTATATAGGATGATTGATTTGTGTTTAAAACTGCAGAGAAATGTGAAGTTACGGAGGAGTTGTGGAGTGGAGTTACAGCCGTATTTCTTGCTTAGTGATTTGTGGGAGTCTTTTAAGGAGTGGAGTGCTTATGGTGCTGGTGTTCCTTTGATACTTAATGATACTGAGTCGGTGGTTCAGTATTATGTTCCGTATTTATCTGGGATGCAGTTGTATGTTGATCGATCAAAGCCTTCAGCGAGTGCAAGGTATATATGTTTGTGATTATGCTTTGttaattttaatttgttattGGCTTTTGATGATCAAGATTTTAGCTTATTGCTTTCTCTGTATTAGAATGTTATTAACTGATGGAAACTATGATTGAGATTattcattttttttgttttatgtaATAACTGGCATTTCTGTAGTAATGTATGAAGAATGTCGTGAATTGGAAATTTAAGATTTTTAGATGAATTGTGATAAATAATGTACATTATATCCGAACAGTCAGGTCACATCTTATTTTTTTGTGAATATTTAGCAATCGAATGGATGAAATCATTCGATATTATTTGTACTAGCTCATGTTGAACTTCCAATATTTTGAGGCTGCACTTGTGTTTGTATACCAAGGACAAATTTATAGGCAGTATTTACAGACACCCACAGAAATGCGCACACACATATTCAAAATTGTAATGTGCTATACTAGTTCACGATTCGCAGATTCTAGTGTCTTTACAGATCTCGAATTCTGGCATTTTATACAGTCTCCCAAGCTGTGTAACTACTCATTTGGATCTTGCTTTGCTGTTGTATGCGTGTAACTTTCTTGTCGACATTCCAATGTCTTTGTTCTGATGTATGTGTGCCACTTCTGTTTTCGAATTCCCCTAGGAATTTCATTTGGAACTATTATATCTCTTCTTTTTATTCCATGTGTGTTccaatttttttcaaaattatcTACGGATATTTATGTAGAACTATTAAATCTCTTCTCTCACGAATTCAGTACAGGAGTTCTAAAATTAAATATCTCTTCATCATCTTAGTATATACTATGCTTCACGTTTCTATTTGGTTGTGTTGCCTCTCTCCTTCATACTTCTCAACTCATGAAGCTCATTACAAGTGCTTTAATGTTATGTAGCTACTTCATCTTATTAGTGCATACTACACGCCGCAAAGACTGCTCCATATTTCTCCGTGTTATTGGACTATTGTTGTTACTTTGATATAATACTAAATTGGCACTCAAATTTTTGTATGTCTGATTGTTTTACCTCACCCTCACTGCTAATATTTTATTTAGGAGTTTAGCCTCTTGATTTACATTGAATATCTGTAATGAGCAAATCATCTTGATGGTGCAGTTACTACATTTAAATTTTATTATCTCTCAACTTGATGTATGATATGTTTACTTGAATGTTATCTCGGTTTCCAACATTTTTACATTGAAACATTAAGGGTGATATAGTTTTTTGAGCTCGCCTTCCCCATCTATTTTCTTATATTAATGTTTGAAGGTGATGTACGCTATAGAATAAAAGTTCTGATGTTCCTGACTTTGGTGACTAGTTTTTGTAGTCTTACTAGTTTTACATTCCTAACTTTTGTAAGTCTGACTTTTCTTTGGGGGAACAGGCGGCCTGGTGAGTACAATGATGTGGAGTTTCGGGATTCTAGTAGTGATGGGAGCAGTGATTATGAACATGATAGAAATTGTACGGGATACTCAAGGGAACAGAGAAGTTATAACAATCCAACAGGCGAGGTACTTCAAAGAGTGGAGAGATTGTCTCTGCGTGACCAAAATATTGCGCTCCGAGAAGAATTTTCTAGTGATGAGGGTGAATCTTGCAAAGCTCAGGACTTTCTGTTATTTGAGTATCTTGAACGGGATCCACCTTTTGGTAGGGAACCTTTAGCCAACAAGGTAAAAATTGCTCCCCGCTTACATTATCAATTTTTTAATATCCTTTTGTTTCAAGTACCTCTACTTGTCTTCTTGTTTGCCTCTGTCTTTTTCGTCCGTGTGTGGTATAATGAAGTTTTTTGTTATAATAGATTTCAGATCTTGCTCTT
Encoded here:
- the LOC141666635 gene encoding uncharacterized protein LOC141666635; this translates as MLGAGLQFGRSRGEDRFYNPAKARSSRRGQLNQDHLRRALSDVTASQSKAAAINRESEIKKAALLPPPPVVQPVASPLRNLEMFLESVIPSVPAQYPSKRNVKLRRSCGVELQPYFLLSDLWESFKEWSAYGAGVPLILNDTESVVQYYVPYLSGMQLYVDRSKPSASARRPGEYNDVEFRDSSSDGSSDYEHDRNCTGYSREQRSYNNPTGEVLQRVERLSLRDQNIALREEFSSDEGESCKAQDFLLFEYLERDPPFGREPLANKISDLALRFPELKSLRSCDLRPSSWISVSWYPIYRIPMGPTLKDLDACFLTFHPLSTAVAEGTHAPIPAYPNEIDGISRMSLPVFGFASYKFKLSLWTENGQLVSSLMQAAEEWLTLRKVYHPDFRFFCRR